In Henckelia pumila isolate YLH828 unplaced genomic scaffold, ASM3356847v2 CTG_19:::fragment_3, whole genome shotgun sequence, the following proteins share a genomic window:
- the LOC140870744 gene encoding uncharacterized protein, with product MRSFVYKKNDQQKVFIVCNVSGCAWKIYASKYKTDGTFGIRKCCLQHVCEEANLRIRGHPKADFVWVANIVKDKLRGEPSYRPSAIVRDIHREYGVELKYHTTWMGKEIVMHQLYGTEKECFDKLRWYCDALKQTNPGSWADCEVDEMNKVRRLFISLHACIVVFVKGCRPLNLLDGTHIKNKFKGCILSAVTKDANYDLFTLAFAVVEAENDANWEWFCLKWRGVLTMQNCVVFSQFTFFSDRHSGLVKAIPNIFAGSHHAYCLRHLVDNFCTRVDRSSSLLFEVLDGDKSNAVVRPRF from the exons ATGAGATCGTTCGTGTATAAGAAAAATGACCAACAAAAGGTTTTCATTGTTTGTAATGTCAGTGGTTGTGCATGGAAAATATATGCATCCAAATATAAGACAGATGGAACGTTTGGAATTAGAAAATGTTGTCTTCAGCACGTATGTGAAGAGGCAAATCTTCGGATCAGAGGGCATCCAAAGGCTGATTTTGTTTGGGTGGCGAATATCGTTAAAGATAAATTGAGAGGGGAACCATCATACCGACCATCCGCAATTGTAAGAGATATTCATAGGGAATATGGCGTTGAATTGAAGTACCATACAACATGGATGGGCAAAGAAATAGTAATGCATCAACTTTATGGGACAGAGAAAGAATGTTTTGATAAATTGAGGTGGTATTGTGATGCTTTGAAACAAACAAATCCTGGTAGTTGGGCTGATTGTGAGGTTGATGAAATGAACAAGGTTCGACGACTTTTTATATCTTTACATGCATGTATTGTTGTATTTGTTAAGGGATGCAGACCGTTGAATCTTTTAGATGGAAcacatattaaaaataaattcaaaggaTGCATACTAAGTGCTGTGACAAAAGATGCTAATTATGACCTATTCACTTTAGCATTTGCGGTAGTGGAGGCTGAGAATGATGCTAACTGGGAATGGTTCTGTTTGAAATGGAGAGGAGTCTTGACAATGCAAAATTGTGTAGTTTTCTCACAGTTCACTTTCTTTTCTGATAGACATAGTGGTCTTGTTAAGGCAATCCCCAATATATTTGCCGGTAGTCACCATGCATATTGTCTACGACACTTGGTGGATAATTTTTGTACGCGG GTTGATAGGTCTAGTTCATTGCTTTTTGAGGTTCTGGATGGTGATAAAAGTAATGCAgttgtgaggcctcgattctaa